CAGTTCAGAACGAACTGACCTTCCGGTAAGTTGAGGTGGGAGCAGAAGACCACCTCCTGTTTCAGGGACATTCTTCATGTGAGGCAAAGTTCCTTTTGGAATCTTACTACGTGGATAAGTGGAAGCTGATACATTTACATCCCTCTTCCGTGATGCATTTTCAGCCATGGCTGCTGCAACTCGGGAAGAATGATCAGTACTGTGCCCAAGATGACCAAGCATTGAGGGTGAATTTAAGAGAAGCGATGCATCAGGGAGTTTCAGTTCGGAGGACTCC
The sequence above is a segment of the Lycium barbarum isolate Lr01 chromosome 6, ASM1917538v2, whole genome shotgun sequence genome. Coding sequences within it:
- the LOC132644827 gene encoding uncharacterized protein LOC132644827 yields the protein MSLVDYASSDEEQEELHQQPQQLSKAEKPAFIDPLPTRNVPEPQNQRSSSSLNKEALHLSSSSESSELKLPDASLLLNSPSMLGHLGHSTDHSSRVAAAMAENASRKRDVNVSASTYPRSKIPKGTLPHMKNVPETGGGLLLPPQLTGRSNVVTEDITKLFVRKASS